CTGCTGGAAGGCCGAAAGGCTCGGCATCAAGACGGCGCTTCTGACCGACGAGTACGCGGGACAGGACGGGGCGAGCCAATCCTTGGCCGACTCCTGCGTAGAGGGCAACGCCTGCGTCACGGCGGGCAACGCTAACGAGGTCATCGTCCTGCCTCCCATGGAAAAGGTACTGGGCTTCCCAGAGGAAGCCAACGTCATCGCCGGGGGCTGGCAGGGATCTCTCGCCACCGACGGCACCATCACAGTGGAACTACAGGCTATCACCGGAGCGACCAGCGAACTGGGTTATACGAAGCTGGGCGCGTATACCATTTAAGGGCTTTTTATTTCGATTCAGGAGGTGTTGAAATTGGGTAAACTGGCAGGCAAGAAACTGCTCATTCTCGGGGAGCGCGACGGCGTTCCCGGGCCGGCCATAGAGGCGTGTTTGAAAGACAGCGGCGCCGAGATTCTTTTCTCGGTGAGCGAGTGCTTTGTCTGAACCGCCGCAGGGGCAATGGACTTGCAGAACCAGCAGCGCATCAAAGACGCCGCTGAGAAGTTCGGTTCCGATTGCATCGTGATTCTTGGTTCCTCCGACGCCGAGGGCGCGGAGATTTACGCCGAGACCGTGAGCAATGGAGATCCGACGTACGCAGGTCCTCTTGCCGGAGTCCCGTTGGGACTCCCCGTCTATCACGTTTTCGATCAGGCAATACGCGACGAGTGCGATCCTGCGGCTTGGGAAGAGCAGATCAGCATGATGGAGATGGTTTTGGACCCTGAAGCGCTGGCCGCGGCAGTCAAAGGTATTCGTGACCAGTTCAGCAAAAACGTTCCTTAGGATGCCCGAGATACCTGACAGAAAGGTGGGAGGACAAAAGTGGCTTATCGAGTCGTTCATTATATCAACCAGTTTTTCGCGGGCATAGGCGGCGAGGAAAAAGCCGATGTTACACCCGAAATTCGCGAGGGCATCGTAGGGCCCGGTGCCGCTTTCAAGGGAGCGCTTGGGGCGGAAGCCGAAATCGTGGCGACCGTCGTCTGCGGCGACTCTTATTTTGCCTCCAATATGGACAAAGCCAGCGCGGAAATCATCGAACTGGTGAAACCTTACAAACCCGACGCCTTCATCGCGGGACCCGCCTTCAACGCAGGCCGCTATGGAACGGCCTGCGGGGGTATGTGCGAGGCCATATCCAAAGAGCTGGGCATTCCCGTGGTCAGCGGCATGTACCCGGAAAACCCGGGCGTCGAGCTTTACAAGAAGTCCGCTTACATCATCCAGACCCCCGACAGCGCCGTGGGGATGAGGAAAGCGGTTCCCGTCATGGCGAAGATGCTCCTGAAGCTGCTGAAGGGCGAAAGCCTGGGGACGCCGGCGGAAGAGGGCTATATCGAGCGCGGAATCCGCAAAAACAAATTCTACGATAAACTGGCGGCCCAGCGCTGCGTCGAGATGTTCACCGCCAAGATGAAAGGGGAACCCTTCGAGACGGAGTACAAGATGCCCGTCTTCGACCGGGTGGATCCCCAGCCGGCCGTCAAGGACATGAAGGACGCCGTCATCGCCATCGTCACCTCCGGAGGCATCTGCCCCAAGGGAAACCCCGACCACATCGAGGCCTCCAGCGCCAGCAAGTACGGCGAGTACGACATCACGGGCGTCATGGACCTGACGGCGGACAAATATTGCACGGCCCACGGCGGTTATGACGCCACCTACGCGGACCGCGACGCGGACGTGGTGCTCCCCGTTGACGTCCTCCGGGACATGGAAAAAGAGGGCGTCTTCAAGAAGCTCCATAACAAATTTTACACCACAGTGGGTAACGGAACGGCTGTGGCCAGCGCCAAGCGTTTCGGCGCCGAAATCGCGGACAAGCTCGTTGCCGACGGAGTTACCGCCGTTATCTTGACCTCCACCTGAGGCACCTGCACTCGTTGCGGCGCAACGATGGTAAAAGAAATTGAACGCAAACTCCCTGTGGTACACGTTTGTACTATAGTTCCCATCTCACAAACCGTCGGAGCCAATCGAATCGTACCGGCAATCGCGATTCCTCATCCTTTTGGCGATCCGACGCGAACTCCAGAAGAAGAAAAAGTCATTCGCAGACATCTCGTCGAAAAGGCACTCAAAGCCTTGCAGACGGAAATAACCGAGCAGACCGTTTTCACCAGTTGAACGCGGCCGGCTGATTCGACGTGGCCCAGGTCGTTTCTGGGCCTTGTCAACACAAGAAGCGAGCGACCGCTTTAGGGAGGACATTCATGTCGAACGTTGGAATTAAGGGTTATTCCTATTGTTTGAATCACACGCCGGAGCTGGGGTTACGCTACGGCTCCACGCCCTTCGTGGAACACGAAACCAAGGGCGAAAGCGATTTTCTGAAAAATTTGCCTCAACATATCCAGAGTTATGAGAAAGCCAGGGAATACGCGCCAAACCAGGCATACATCGGCGGCATCGATTACGAAACCTTTGAGGCGGCGAAAACCCCTTGGATCGAGAACTACCTGACGAATGCCAACCGCTATGGCAAGTATGGCGAGATCATGCCGGAGGACGAATTTTTGGGCCTCATGGCGATATGCGACGTCTTCGACCTGATTTGGTTGGAGAAAGATTTCGCCGAGGCCGTCAAAGCGAAGCTGCTGAAAGATCCCATCATCAACGAGGCCATCG
This DNA window, taken from Synergistaceae bacterium, encodes the following:
- a CDS encoding glycine/sarcosine/betaine reductase component B subunit — encoded protein: CWKAERLGIKTALLTDEYAGQDGASQSLADSCVEGNACVTAGNANEVIVLPPMEKVLGFPEEANVIAGGWQGSLATDGTITVELQAITGATSELGYTKLGAYTI
- a CDS encoding glycine/sarcosine/betaine reductase complex selenoprotein A, which encodes MLKLGKLAGKKLLILGERDGVPGPAIEACLKDSGAEILFSVSECFVUTAAGAMDLQNQQRIKDAAEKFGSDCIVILGSSDAEGAEIYAETVSNGDPTYAGPLAGVPLGLPVYHVFDQAIRDECDPAAWEEQISMMEMVLDPEALAAAVKGIRDQFSKNVP
- the grdB gene encoding glycine reductase complex selenoprotein B, yielding MAYRVVHYINQFFAGIGGEEKADVTPEIREGIVGPGAAFKGALGAEAEIVATVVCGDSYFASNMDKASAEIIELVKPYKPDAFIAGPAFNAGRYGTACGGMCEAISKELGIPVVSGMYPENPGVELYKKSAYIIQTPDSAVGMRKAVPVMAKMLLKLLKGESLGTPAEEGYIERGIRKNKFYDKLAAQRCVEMFTAKMKGEPFETEYKMPVFDRVDPQPAVKDMKDAVIAIVTSGGICPKGNPDHIEASSASKYGEYDITGVMDLTADKYCTAHGGYDATYADRDADVVLPVDVLRDMEKEGVFKKLHNKFYTTVGNGTAVASAKRFGAEIADKLVADGVTAVILTSTUGTCTRCGATMVKEIERKLPVVHVCTIVPISQTVGANRIVPAIAIPHPFGDPTRTPEEEKVIRRHLVEKALKALQTEITEQTVFTS